A section of the Aphanothece sacrum FPU1 genome encodes:
- a CDS encoding HAD family hydrolase yields the protein MLSIRCGHVKFNNIEAILFDKDGTLEDSQSFLRELSIRRARLIDAQIPGIGEPLLMAFGLQENRLDPTGLMAVGSRQENLIAAAAYIAETGRSWFESLAIAQNAFTEADKYLPKNRTTSPLFAGSLDVLKILSDAGLKLGILSAAPTSDVENFVKEHQLSNYIQLMMGGDQGLTKPDPRLFIQACQLLETTPNVTLMVGDSQGDIIMAQQAGVAGTIGICWGNSHAPHLEKADVIITQLEQIQLD from the coding sequence TTGTTAAGTATTCGCTGTGGTCACGTTAAATTTAATAATATTGAAGCTATCTTATTCGATAAAGATGGTACATTAGAAGATTCTCAAAGCTTTTTACGGGAATTAAGTATTCGTCGCGCTCGTCTTATTGATGCTCAAATTCCTGGCATTGGGGAACCTTTATTAATGGCTTTTGGTCTACAAGAAAATAGACTCGATCCAACAGGTTTAATGGCGGTTGGTAGTCGTCAAGAAAACTTAATCGCGGCGGCAGCTTATATTGCTGAAACAGGACGCAGTTGGTTTGAATCTTTAGCTATTGCTCAAAATGCTTTTACTGAAGCTGACAAATATTTGCCAAAAAATCGGACAACTTCCCCTCTATTTGCGGGCAGTTTAGATGTGTTAAAAATTCTCTCGGATGCTGGATTAAAATTAGGCATTCTCTCGGCTGCCCCTACTTCTGATGTGGAAAATTTTGTCAAGGAACATCAATTATCTAACTACATTCAATTAATGATGGGAGGAGATCAAGGACTGACTAAACCTGATCCTAGGTTATTCATTCAGGCTTGTCAACTTCTTGAAACTACCCCCAATGTAACCCTAATGGTAGGAGACTCCCAAGGAGATATTATCATGGCTCAACAAGCAGGAGTAGCGGGAACTATTGGTATTTGTTGGGGAAATTCTCATGCTCCTCATTTAGAAAAAGCTGATGTTATTATTACTCAACTTGAGCAAATTCAACTAGACTAA